In Ipomoea triloba cultivar NCNSP0323 chromosome 7, ASM357664v1, a single genomic region encodes these proteins:
- the LOC116024359 gene encoding uncharacterized protein LOC116024359, which translates to MLQYYHKTLVKEYKGVDFPRKMFRLQTFDSIKSLEGIDPKVLIDVIGRVVQIFSPLDKLINERPSKLIDFVIEDLKGIQLKCTVWDQHVEKVMPFCQSDLKEPVIVLIQMCRVKVPENSGEVKICSSYDATQLLFNHDCDEFTDFRDSVSFYNCQHALY; encoded by the exons ATGTTGCAGTACTATCATAAAACCCTGGTCAAAGAATACAAAGGTGTAGATTTTCCTAGAAAAATGTTTCGTTTGCAGACTTTTGACTCAATCAAGAGTCTAGAAGGAATTGATCCAAAGGTTTTGATTG ATGTCATTGGTCGTGTGGTGCAAATCTTCTCACCATTGGATAAGCTTATCAATGAGAGGCCTTCTAAACTGATCGATTTTGTAATCGAGGATTTAAA GGGCATTCAACTGAAATGTACAGTATGGGATCAGCATGTGGAAAAGGTCATGCCCTTTTGCCAATCTGACTTAAAAGAACCAGTCATTGTGCTTATTCAAATGTGTAGGGTTAAAGTGCCAGAAAACA GTGGAGAAGTCAAAATTTGTAGCTCCTATGATGCAACCCAACTGTTGTTTAACCATGACTGTGATGAGTTTACTGATTTCAGAGACAG TGTTTCTTTTTATAATTGTCAACATGCTTTGTATTAG
- the LOC116024360 gene encoding uncharacterized protein LOC116024360 yields the protein MESSPDSIDKFISAEIPDIEIDKDYYKAVEEFMVHGPCGVARSNSPCMVNGRCTKYFPKRFVDSSSFDQDGYPIYRRRDDGRTITKNGIQMDNRYVVPHNRYLLLRYKAHLNVEWCNQSRSIKYLFKYINKGNDRVTAEFYRSSAEANGVEVVDEINMYYDCRYVSASEATWRLLSYDIQCRTPAVERLSFHLPDSQTVYFEDDEDVETILNRQTLGESMFTKWFEANKKYSEARLLSYIEMPNKFVWKKNVRQWQPRQRGFSIGRIFYVPPGTGELYYLRCLLNIVRGPQSFEDIKTYNGKEYNTFKDACYARGLLDDDLKYIDAIKEASEWSTAHSLRKLFVTLLMANTMGRPEYVWNEVWTYLAEDAQYNRRKVLNDQDLFLNDQEKKEFALIQLEKLLLLYNKSLKDFPDMPLVSGELSLTTDNRLILEELSYDRELLAKESQLLHGQLTDEQRSIYYAVISYVYSNKGGLYFVYGYGGTGKTFLWRALSAYIRAKGQIVINVASSGIASLLLPGGRTAHSRFAIPISINEESTCNIHQGSQLADLIVAANGHRTFGGKTVVFGGDFRQILPVEPKGSRQDIVSSAINSSYLWKHCKVMRLTKNLRLNSMQPGLDQQRMEEFANWLSSIGDGTIGEDNDGYAEVDIPSQMLLKCNGDPIATIVNSTFPQFNGGIIDGSCFHSSAILAPTLQVVNEVNEYMSDLTIGEGKTYFSSDTACKVDGSSTVLADVHTPEFLNTIRASGLPNHALTLKVRSPVMLMRNIDHSLGLCNGTRLVVTRLAEHVVEGSILAGPNAGTRVLIARMTITPSDTRLPFKFNRRQFPLMLSYAMTINKSRGQTLSNVGLILRKPVFVHGQLYVAASRISQPNGLKILICDDSKRRKQKEESFAASRSFLQLTATTNCITLQLLIYLFPTLPSIYHNPQSHPSIRQQSEILVVWWLLAKSRMTRGNQRERDRERAQARAGHKPKQPKGDGLTPEQRRERDAKALQEKAARKAAAGGNNANNKK from the exons ATGGAATCATCTCCTGATTCCATTGATAAATTCATTTCAGCGGAAATTCCTGATATAGAGATTGATAAAGATTACTATAAGGCTGTCGAAGAATTCATGGTACATGGTCCTTGCGGTGTTGCTAGATCTAACTCACCTTGCATGGTCAATGGACGATGTACCAAATACTTCCCCAAAAGATTTGTTGATTCATCAAGTTTTGATCAAGATGGATACCCTATATATAGAAGGCGTGATGATGGAAgaacaataacaaagaatggTATTCAAATGGACAATAGGTATGTGGTGCCTCATAACAGATATTTGTTGTTGAGGTACAAGGCACATTTGAATGTTGAATGGTGCAACCAGTCCAGATCTATCAAGTACTTATTCAAGTATATCAACAAAGGCAATGATCGAGTCACTGCCGAATTCTATAGAAGTTCCGCAGAAGCTAATGGTGTTGAGGTTGTTGATGAGATAAACATGTACTATGACTGTAGGTATGTTTCAGCTTCAGAGGCTACTTGGCGGTTACTTAGCTATGACATACAATGCAGAACTCCAGCTGTGGAGCGACTTAGTTTCCACTTGCCAGATAGCCAAACAGTATACTTTGAAGACGATGAAGATGTGGAAACCATTTTGAATCGACAGACCTTGGGTGAAAGCATGTTTACTAAATGGTTTGAAGCTAACAAGAAATACTCTGAAGCGAGATTGTTAAGTTATATTGAAATGCCGAATaaatttgtttggaaaaaaaatgtgcGGCAATGGCAGCCAAGGCAACGTGGTTTTTCAATTGGTCGTATTTTTTACGTACCACCTGGTACTGGGGAGCTTTATTATCTTCGTTGCCTATTGAACATAGTTCGAGGACCTCAGAGTTTTGAAGACATCAAAACATACAATGGAAAAGAGTACAACACTTTTAAGGATGCATGTTATGCCCGTGGGTTACTAGATGATGATCTTAAGTACATTGATGCAATTAAGGAAGCTAGCGAATGGTCTACTGCACATTCACTAAGAAAGTTGTTTGTCACACTTTTAATGGCAAACACAATGGGGAGGCCTGAATATGTCTGGAACGAGGTTTGGACGTATCTGGCAGAAGATGCTCAATACAATCGACGAAAAGTATTAAATGATCAAG ATTTGTTTCTAAACGACCAAGAAAAAAAGGAGTTTGCACTAATACAGTTGGAAAAACTGCTATTACTTTACAATAAGAGTTTGAAGGATTTTCCAGACATGCCTTTAGTCTCAGGAGAATTGTCTCTTACCACTGACAATAGGTTGATCTTGGAAGAGTTATCATACGATCGTGAGTTGCTTGCTAAAGAAAGTCAGTTACTTCATGGTCAACTTACAGATGAACAAAGGTCAATTTATTATGCTGTTATTTCTTATGTTTATTCTAACAAGGGTGGATTGTACTTTGTTTACGGGTATGGTGGTACTGGCAAAACATTTCTTTGGAGGGCATTATCAGCTTATATTAGAGCTAAAGGTCAAATAGTTATCAATGTGGCATCTAGTGGTATAGCATCTTTGCTTTTGCCGGGAGGACGGACAGCACACTCTCGATTTGCAATACCTATTTCTATCAATGAAGAGTCAACTTGCAATATTCATCAAGGTAGTCAGTTGGCAGATCTCATTGTTGCAGCGAA TGGTCATAGGACATTTGGAGGTAAAACAGTGGTATTCGGAGGTGACTTTAGGCAAATTTTACCTGTGGAGCCAAAAGGATCAAGACAAGACATTGTTTCTTCAGCTATCAATTCATCATACCTTTGGAAGCATTGCAAAGTTATGCGCTTAACAAAGAATTTGAGGTTAAATAGTATGCAACCTGGTTTGGATCAACAACGAATGGAAGAATTTGCAAACTGGCTTTCTTCAATAGGTGATGGTACTATTGGAGAAGATAACGATGGTTACGCTGAGGTTGATATCCCTTCTCAAATGTTGTTGAAATGTAATGGTGATCCTATTGCAACTATTGTTAACAGTACTTTCCCTCAGTTCAACGGTGGTATAATTGATGGTAGCTGCTTTCATAGCAGTGCTATTTTAGCACCAACATTACAAGTTGTCAATGAAGTAAATGAATATATGTCGGACTTGACTATAGGTGAAGGGAAGACGTATTTCAGTTCTGACACAGCTTGCAAAGTTGATGGTTCTTCTACTGTACTTGCAGATGTCCATACACCTGAATTCTTAAACACTATTAGAGCTTCAGGCTTGCCAAATCATGCTTTAACATTAAAGGTTAGGTCACCTGTAATGTTAATGAGGAATATTGATCACAGTCTAGGACTATGCAATGGTACTAGGTTGGTTGTTACAAGATTAGCTGAACATGTGGTTGAAGGAAGTATACTTGCAGGACCAAATGCTGGCACTAGGGTTTTGATTGCTAGAATGACGATAACGCCATCTGACACAAGATTACCTTTCAAGTTCAATAGAAGACAATTTCCTCTCATgttgtcatatgcaatgactatcaacaagAGTCGAGGCCAAACTTTGTCCAATGTTGGTTTGATCCTTAGGAAACCAGTTTTTGTCCATGGACAACTATATGTTGCTGCATCAAGAATAAGTCAACCAAACGGCCTCaagattttaatttgtgatgATTCAAAAA GACGTAAACAAAAGGAAGAATCTTTCGCGGCTTCTCGATCCTTCCTCCAGCTGACTGCCACAACGAATTGCATCACTTTACAACTACTAATATATCTATTCCCCACTCTTCCATCCATCTACCACAACCCACAATCGCACCCTTCAATCAG ACAACAATCTGAGATATTGGTGGTTTGGTGGCTGTTGGCGAAATCGAGAATGACTC GGGGAAACCAGAGAGAAAGGGATCGGGAAAGGGCTCAAGCAAGGGCAGGCCACAAGCCCAAGCAACCAAAAGGCGATGGATTGACCCCCGAGCAAAGACGAGAGAG GGACGCAAAGGCGCTTCAAGAAAAGGCAGCCAGGAAAGCGGCGGCTGGAGGGAATAATGCTAACAACAAGAAATAG
- the LOC116025490 gene encoding chromatin modification-related protein EAF1 B-like, with amino-acid sequence MHGCDTRSVLVVNAEVDSMGGVGNDTKTSPRRAAIEKVQEELRQEYDVLEERRRELEFLEKGGDPLEFKFGSAVSVSVQSTSLTDQQLDQFVTSEAKGSFAFTASPHGDSVESSGRPGGTQLCEPNSADNLMLFDGENEFIEGERTSRCPGRTNIAPLEQSTQMDGNQNARELGGSAALGAPRKAYKRRNRTRPSRDGARSNSNDALTRGGRGFSLPSHGGPTDSKGLVSDAEKQWDQNITGQPNSPNGGVTSKTLPSNNQVMVELDSMKAAKPTTDLVKVNQLNDVPDVIFSTDIINNQKDQQSEGVAQEIPIEVAPEGPELLSEKEKLGSGGLESKPCSDKAKVDDLARSRKINGFSSAKGDRKSLSNDGQNSSAALATKALDSESSCTQTSLSLDERNDTEIFTDRRNLDSTGNMKDQSSVPQRTSALESDIVKDVKESKADGICGFVSEECNSLHKNHQENGFGPTPTEEFVRNESSLQNEIKDDVVIEGKESIGPAVSETEGKPSVPISDNSKNQDDNVCNVDHQGSFDSSVPHPSKAAPLVGISTVAHEGQQSEINIKLVTKADEDSILEEARIIEAKRKRITELSAVTTQMESRSKSHWDFVLEEMAWLANDFMQERLWKRTAAAQMSYRAAFTSRLRFQELNDSSKQKMVAHTLAKAVMDFWHSVKGNKKVELQCPRKAFGLTIQDYAMRFLKCNNFDVPDSQAEAPATPERVSDVAIVNMSWEDNLTEENLFYTIPSGATETYRKSIESHVLQCEKTGTIMQEEVETSACDAVADPEFQDYAYEEDEGETTMYDMPVAFDGNKSSRFSQKKRKKHLRTYSGRSYDIGADLSFTQCMENKVGSQQSVPQAKRHTSSLNVSFPTKRVRTCYRQRVLSPFNAGTSGLQMSTKTDASSETSSFQDDQSTLHGGSHVPNNLEVESLGKFEKHLKFDSAEVSMKPKKKKKAKFLGSYEQRWTADSNFKNEQGDYSRKRLESHQFESNGGSGLFGQHIPKKPKIMRQSLESSFDNISPISGSVPSPAASQMSNMPSSNKFTRMLTGRDLSRKAKSLKIPAGQPGSGSQWSPFEDQALVVLVHDMGPNWELISDAINSTLQFKCIYRKPKECKDRHKILMDKTNGDGADSAEDSGSSQPYPSTLPGIPKGSARQLFQRLQGPVEEDALKSHLEKIILIERKYQLRKTQGDNQDQKPIQQAHSSHINALSQAVPNSPNVILTPLDLCDAPSSSLDNPPLGYQGPHSSGLTVSSQGALGSMPPASGANSATMQGSPNVIHGNNFPSSSSPLNAAVRDGKYAISRSASIPVDEQQRMHHYNQLLPGRNIPISSAPGAFPGPDRGGVRMLPSGNSMGIICGINRGMPTPRPGFQGIASPSMLNSGTMTSSGMVAMPNPVNMHSGVGSSQGNSMLRPRENLHMMRPTQNQDTQRQMMLAELQIQASQVNSQTVPPFGGLTTSYPNQTASPHVPTYPPHHQQAQSPHMLSPHHSHVQGANHATNSQQQTYALHLAKERQLQQRLMQQKQKFGSSNSLIPPVQQHQLPVSSPLQSPQPPVSLSPLTPTSSVPQNQLKHPMLPHGLARSAQSGGSGPTNQLNKQRPHQIQQQQPLQQTSRNHPQQRQPNAKLLKGVGRGNTLMNQNMQIDPSVLNGVSSNSGILASEKGDQMTNSMQNQGLYPGSAVNPAQPTKSSTAPNSKMQQPQQKIYSGQTASSTNPHQQTSHPDNMSKGHGLPTASGSTSPACHQSIPTPVISSSNHQPVPHSQPLVQTQKNLVNQSHPTSKRMVQPSRLMNSEPLNKLHAGESQFNQHTASNSSPIGTMTATARECNNATNAAPVVSSNVSQWKAAEPLFDSIGSVPNTAAGGEHSSQVGQGLRQKQSSGNLSPAGHDASMQWKQPSHLQTHSPVHQPQQQL; translated from the exons ATGCATGGATGTGATACAAGATCTGTTCTTGTAGTCAATGCCGAGGTTGATTCGATGGGAGGAGTTGGTAATGATACCAAAACCTCTCCACGGAGAGCAGCTATTGAGAAAGTTCAAGAAGAACTTAG ACAGGAGTATGATGTCCTAGAGGAAAGGAGAAGAGAATTGGAATTTCTTGAGAAA GGTGGTGATCCATTGGAGTTCAAATTTGGAAGTGCTGTTTCAGTTAGTGTCCAGTCCACCTCACTAACTGATCAACAGTTAGATCAGTTTGTGACCAG TGAGGCCAAAGGCAGTTTTGCTTTCACTGCTTCACCTCATGGGGATTCTGTTGAAAGTAGTGGTAGACCTGGGGGTACTCAGCTTTGTGAACCAAATAGTGCTGATAACCTCATGCTATTTGATGGTGAAAATGAATTCATTGAAGGTGAGCGGACATCTAGATGTCCTGGTAGGACTAATATTGCTCCTTTGGAGCAATCAACCCAGATGGATGGAAATCAAAATGCCAGAGAATTAGGGGGTTCTGCAGCTCTTGGCGCTCCAAGAAAAGCGTATAAGCGACGTAACAGGACCAGGCCTAGTCGTGATGGCGCTAGATCAAATTCAAATGATGCCCTAACTCGTGGTGGGCGTGGCTTTTCTTTGCCCTCACATGGTGGCCCCACTGATTCAAAAGGATTGGTCTCTGATGCAGAAAAACAGTGGGACCAGAACATCACTGGGCAGCCTAACAGTCCAAATGGTGGCGTGACCTCCAAGACTTTACCTTCTAATAATCAGGTTATGGTAGAGTTGGACAGTATGAAGGCTGCCAAGCCAACGACTGACTTGGTGAAAGTTAACCAGCTTAATGATGTGCCAGATGTTATCTTTTCTACAGATATAATAAATAACCAAAAAGATCAACAGTCAGAAGGTGTTGCTCAAGAAATTCCTATCGAGGTGGCTCCTGAAGGACCAGAATTGTTGTCAGAAAAGGAGAAGCTGGGTTCTGGAGGTCTTGAAAGTAAGCCGTGTTCAGATAAGGCAAAGGTTGATGATCTAGCTAGGTCCAGAAAGATAAATGGGTTTAGTAGTGCAAAGGGTGATAGGAAAAGCTTATCAAATGATGGTCAAAACAGCAGTGCAGCATTGGCCACAAAGGCTTTAGATTCAGAGTCATCTTGCACTCAGACCAGTCTTAGTCTTGATGAAAGGAATGACACTGAAATCTTTACTGACCGAAGAAATTTAGACTCAACTGGAAACATGAAGGATCAATCCTCTGTTCCTCAAAGGACGTCAGCTTTAGAAAGCGATATTGTTAAAGATGTGAAAGAGAGCAAAGCTGATGGAATTTGTGGTTTTGTTAGTGAGGAATGCAATTCATTGCATAAGAATCATCAGGAGAATGGATTTGGACCAACACCAACAGAAGAATTTGTTAGAAATGAATCTAGTTTgcaaaatgaaataaaagatgATGTTGTCATTGAAGGGAAAGAATCAATTGGTCCTGCTGTATCAGAAACTGAGGGGAAGCCTAGTGTTCCTATAAGTGACAATTCCAAAAATCAAGATGACAATGTCTGCAATGTTGACCATCAGGGCTCTTTTGATTCCTCTGTTCCACATCCTTCAAAAGCTGCACCACTGGTTGGAATTTCAACTGTTGCCCATGAAGGACAACAATCTGAGATCAACATAAAACTTGTTACTAAAGCTGATGAAGATTCAATCTTGGAAGAGGCACGGATCATAGAG GCAAAGCGTAAGAGGATCACAGAGTTATCTGCTGTAACTACCCAAATGGAGAGTCGCAGCAAATCTCACTGGGATTTTGTGCTTGAAGAGATGGCATGGCTGGCAAATGATTTTATGCAG GAGCGTCTTTGGAAGAGAACAGCTGCTGCTCAAATGTCTTACCGAGCTGCCTTTACCTCTCGGTTAAGATTTCAAGAACTCAATGACAGTTCAAAGCAAAAAATGGTAGCTCACACCTTAGCAAAGGCTGTCATGGATTTTTGGCATTCAGTGAAG GGAAACAAAAAAGTGGAGCTGCAATGTCCTAGAAAAGCTTTTGGTCTCACAATTCAGGATTATGCTATGAGATTTCTGAAGTGTAATAACTTTGATGTTCCGGACAGCCAGGCTGAAGCTCCTGCAACTCCAGAGAGAGTGTCTGACGTGGCAATTGTGAACATGTCCTGGGAAGACAATTTGACAGAA GAAAATCTCTTCTATACTATACCATCTGGTGCAACTGAAACCTACCGAAAATCTATTGAATCTCATGTTCTGCAATGTGAG AAAACTGGCACAATCATGCAAGAGGAAGTTGAGACATCTGCTTGTGATGCTGTTGCAG ATCCAGAATTTCAAGATTATGCATATGAAGAAGATGAGGGGGAAACAACAATGTATGATATGCCAGTTGCCTTTGATGGTAACAAGTCTTCTAGATTTTcacaaaagaagaggaaaaaacaTTTGCGCACATACAGTGGAAGATCATACGACATAGGTGCTGATTTGTCATTCACTCAGTGCATGGAAAATAAAGTAGGGAGCCAACAATCTGTGCCTCAGGCTAAACGCCACACCAGCAGTCTTAATGTGTCCTTTCCAACAAAACGTGTTCGGACTTGTTATCGGCAAAGAGTTCTTAGTCCTTTTAATGCTGGAACATCAGGTCTTCAGATGTCTACAAAGACAGATGCCTCTAGTGAAACCAGTTCATTTCAAGATGATCAGAGTACTTTGCATGGTGGATCACATGTGCCAAACAATTTAGAGGTTGAATCTCTAGGGAAATTCGAGAAGCATCTAAAGTTTGATTCTGCTGAAGTATCTATGAAAcctaaaaagaagaaaaaagcaaAGTTTCTG GGTTCATATGAACAGAGGTGGACTGCTGATTCGAATTTCAAAAATGAACAG GGGGATTATTCCAGAAAGAGGTTAGAGAGTCATCAATTTGAGTCTAATGGTGGCAGTG GTCTATTTGGTCAGCACATTCCAAAGAAACCAAAGATAATGAGGCAATCACTGGAAAGTTCTTTTGATAATATTTCTCCAATTTCTGGATCTGTCCCATCCCCAGCTGCATCCCAAATGAGCAATATGCCCAGCTCCAATAAATTTACAAGAATGCTTACTGGCCGTGATTTAAGTAGGAAGGCTAAAAGTTTGAAG ATACCTGCTGGACAGCCTGGTTCAGGAAGTCAATGGTCACCATTTGAGGACCAG GCACTAGTTGTTTTGGTGCATGACATGGGTCCAAATTGGGAACTTATAAGTGATGCTATAAACAGCACTTTGCAATTTAAG TGCATATACCGCAAACCTAAAGAATGTAAAGATCGCCATAAAATACTAATGGATAAAACTAATGGTGATGGGGCTGATAGTGCTGAGGATTCAGGATCTTCTCAACCTTATCCTTCAACATTACCTGGCATTCCCAAG GGGAGTGCTAGACAATTGTTTCAGCGCTTGCAGGGGCCAGTGGAAGAGGATGCTCTCAAATCTCATCTTGAGAAAATCATCTTGATTGAGCGGAAATATCAGCTTCGCAAGACTCAG GGTGATAACCAGGATCAAAAACCAATCCAGCAAGCTCACAGTTCTCATATAAATGCTCTTTCACAAGCTGTTCCAAATAGCCCGAATGTTATTTTGAC GCCTCTGGACCTGTGTGATGCACCTTCATCTAGTCTGGACAATCCTCCTCTTGGATACCAAGGTCCACATTCAAGTGGATTAACTGTTTCAAGTCAGGGTGCTTTGGGGTCAATGCCTCCTGCTTCTGGTGCAAATTCTGCAACAATGCAAGGGTCTCCAAATGTGATTCATGGAAATAACTTTCCGTCATCTTCAAGTCCACTAAATGCAGCTGTCAG GGATGGTAAATATGCTATATCTAGATCTGCATCTATACCAGTTGATGAACAACAAAGAATGCACCATTATAATCAACTTCTACCTGGGAGAAACATACCCATTTCATCTGCTCCTGGAGCTTTTCCAGGGCCTGATCGTGGTGGTGTCCGCATGCTACCCAGTGGAAATAGCATGGGGATTATCTGTGGCATTAACAGAGGCATGCCAACACCTAGGCCTGGCTTTCAGGGAATTGCCTCACCATCTATGCTGAATTCTGGGACTATGACTTCTTCTGGTATGGTAGCAATGCCAAACCCTGTAAATATGCACTCTGGAGTAGGCTCTAGTCAGGGCAACTCAATGTTGAGACCTCGCGAAAACTTGCATATGATGCGG CCTACCCAAAATCAAGATACTCAGAGGCAGATGATGCTTGCTGAGCTTCAGATTCAGGCCTCACAAGTAAACAGCCAAACAGTACCTCCATTTGGGGGGTTAACTACCTCATATCCTAACCAGACTGCCTCTCCACATGTTCCAACATACCCACCTCATCATCAGCAGGCTCAATCGCCACATATGCTTAGTCCTCACCATTCTCATGTTCAAGGTGCCAACCATGCCACCAACTCACAGCAACAAACTTACGCATTGCACTTGGCAAAAGAGAGGCAACTGCAACAGCGACTTATGCAGCAAAAGCAGAAGTTTGGTTCGTCAAATTCTTTGATACCGCCTGTACAGCAACACCAACTCCCTGTATCATCCCCATTGCAAAGTCCCCAACCACCTGTATCACTTTCTCCTCTGACACCAACTTCCTCAGTTCCACAGAATCAGCTGAAACATCCTATGTTGCCTCATGGCCTTGCCCGAAGTGCTCAAAGTGGGGGCAGTGGTCCAACTAATCAGTTGAACAAGCAACGGCCACATCAGATACAGCAACAGCAGCCACTCCAACAAACTAGCAGGAATCACCCTCAGCAGCGGCAGCCGAATGCTAAACTTTTGAAAGGAGTAGGGAGGGGGAACACACTGATGAACCAGAACATGCAGATTGATCCCTCTGTGTTGAATGGAGTCTCTTCAAATTCAGGGATCCTAGCCTCAGAAAAAGGTGATCAGATGACAAACTCGATGCAAAATCAAGGATTGTATCCTGGGTCAGCAGTAAACCCTGCTCAGCCTACAAAATCATCCACAGCCCCTAATTCTAAGATGCAACAGCCTCAGCAAAAGATATATTCTGGCCAAACTGCTTCATCAACGAATCCTCACCAACAGACTTCTCATCCTGATAATATGAGTAAAGGTCACGGTCTTCCAACTGCATCAGGCTCAACATCACCTGCTTGCCATCAATCTATTCCAACGCCAGTCATTAGTTCTTCCAATCACCAACCTGTTCCACATTCACAGCCTCTCGTGCAGACACAGAAAAATTTAGTAAATCAAAGTCATCCTACTTCCAAGAGAATGGTGCAACCAAGCCGCTTGATGAACTCTGAACCATTGAACAAGCTACATGCTGGTGAATCTCAGTTCAATCAGCATACTGCAAGCAACTCTTCTCCTATTGGTACAATGACAGCAACAGCTAGGGAGTGCAACAATGCAACTAATGCGGCACCTGTTGTTTCTTCTAATGTTTCCCAGTGGAAGGCTGCTGAACCATTATTTGATTCCATAGGGTCTGTGCCAAATACTGCTGCTGGTGGTGAGCATTCTTCTCAAGTTGGCCAGGGGTTAAGACAGAAGCAATCTTCAGGCAACTTGTCCCCTGCGGGGCATGATGCTAGCATGCAATGGAAGCAGCCCTCCCACTTGCAAACCCACTCACCTGTTCACCAACCACAGCAACAATTGTAG